In Gasterosteus aculeatus chromosome 15, fGasAcu3.hap1.1, whole genome shotgun sequence, a single genomic region encodes these proteins:
- the tdrd6b gene encoding tudor domain-containing 6 gives MCSIPGLPKLGSEVPVVITRVNPNPSYGLVELWVHIDDGRKHVYEQMKEEIQIPKRRFYGSEGKPGDLCLVCISATWHRARIVSSQGETCNVFLIDQAQPHIATSEALAWGHSDCFLLPPETESCLLANVVSLENKWPEIATTFLVSLPAKKFNGVIQHVLMPDRTILLDIPAVSKHVCEIGVTKKMPMDEFKSLVQKCLEAERPTQKRKVNNNQLEKHGEYFYPELLTDAFEIVNVTQVTSPCKMFCKLHIFSKAVKILSEQIQQHYEESSELGEMEPLTCGDPCAARGVDGRWRRSLLKETLNSDGAVEVLYVDEGKLEVLPIGDMRPLNGKFLRMPVVTYPCSLEGVKDNGKGWTTDQIDYLNSLLLNKNFVAKFNHHNIRQNVYNVILYGDNDTCMNNCFKDLFSSSKTEQDTNFQNGLLNLPGKQGSIDLPNKVPENVDGEETLPCTKKQAVNGLTDDLPTSRADELHVKESSEQRGPVVQINGHLSKSFPSEVQNPRDDDMLTVGSSVNVNVSFVQSPHAFWCQPKKNGEHLRQLMQDLQNHYESIPPPPLVESICVARNPDDDMWYRARIHASHHFPVVDVRFIDYGQTETVPLRDLFPIDPAFLRLDPQAFQCSLFNGENSTDPNSISPTKECVSVHEQAVPLASFKVPPEVPEEVNKWFADSAIGQEFSISVLAKGRKGKFVVELFAGALNLNVKVKEMISKMTQQETFSLLQQTDKQLSNGTERDSVPNEDCLMQEFTNMSLLTIKDNMNEVQNDNGSYVRDELSEQVMTNASVQECEHDDTLEEGRKPTLYLMDKEMETGNGDSEVTQLSCPEGNENICMYKWRKTPQNHNEEVYASCIVGPQYFWCQYANTEDLNEVSRLAQEARRTQWDVMFPETLGPGSPCLAQFSSDQQWYRAQVIRRVDDSFRVLFIDYGNESDVNLNNVRPLPHTLMEKAPLAFLCSLKGFDESKGSWNDDVYDDFYNLLVDKQLNLTVFNMKEHPEAAVPQYEVEIECERAIVNAAMKKYWRPVAKGRLSMEHSQGKTFVQDTQTESNMMHPNVCKETVNTYRFKKPNFSKNKRVEVYASCIVQPHYFWCQYTNAEELNEVSRLAQEAGWTQWDVMFPETLGPGSPCLAQFSSDKQWYRAQVIRTIGQAFTVLFIDYGNESDVDSKNVRALPHTLMEKAPLAFLCSLKGFDESKGSWNDDVYDDFYNLLVDKQLNLTVFNMKEHPEAAVPQYEVEIECERAIVNAAMKKYWRPVAKGRLSMEHSQGKTFVQDTQTESNMTHPNVCKETVNTYRFKKPNFSKNKKVEVYASCIVQPHYFWCQYTNTEELNEVSRLAQEAGRTQWDVMFPETLGPGSPCLAQFSSDKQWYRAQVISRVDNAFCVLFIDYGNESDVDFKDVRSLPQGLLEKAPQAFLCSLKGFDESKGSWNDDVYDDFYNLLVDKQLNLTVFNMKEHPEPDVPQYEVELVCEGSVVNKLMVKHWKRLDTDQTLAE, from the coding sequence ATGTGTTCAATCCCCGGGCTTCCAAAACTCGGATCAGAAGTTCCTGTTGTCATCACAAGGGTAAACCCAAACCCCAGTTATGGTCTTGTAGAATTATGGGTTCACATTGATGATGGAAGAAAGCATGTTTATGAGCAGATGAAAGAGGAAATTCAGATTCCCAAAAGAAGGTTTTATGGATCAGAAGGAAAACCAGGGGATCTCTGTCTGGTTTGCATAAGCGCCACCTGGCACAGAGCTCGCATTGTGTCGTCTCAAGGTGAAACGTGCAATGTTTTTCTAATTGACCAGGCACAGCCGCACATCGCCACAAGTGAAGCTTTAGCATGGGGCCACAGCGACTGTTTTCTCCTGCCTCCTGAAACGGAATCATGCCTACTTGCAAATGTCGTCTCCCTTGAGAATAAATGGCCTGAAATTGCCACAACGTTTTTGGTGTCTCTGCCCGCAAAGAAATTTAATGGAGTGATTCAGCACGTGCTGATGCCAGACAGGACCATCCTCCTCGACATACCCGCCGTTTCAAAGCATGTCTGTGAGATTGGAGTTACGAAGAAGATGCCAATGGATGAGTTTAAAAGCCTTGTCCAGAAATGTCTCGAGGCTGAGCGTCCAACGCAAAAACGGAAGGTTAATAATAACCAACTGGAGAAGCATGGCGAATACTTTTACCCAGAACTCTTAACTGATGCTTTTGAAATAGTTAACGTAACACAGGTAACTAGTCCatgtaaaatgttttgcaaactCCACATTTTTTCCAAGGCAGTGAAGATTTTGTCAGAACAAATCCAGCAGCACTATGAAGAGAGCTCGGAACTTGGAGAGATGGAACCGTTGACTTGCGGGGATCCGTGTGCTGCTCGAGGGGTGGATGGCAGATGGCGTCGCTCGTTGCTAAAGGAAACGCTAAATAGCGATGGTGCTGTAGAAGTCTTGTACGTAGATGAAGGAAAACTTGAAGTGCTTCCAATTGGAGATATGAGACCTCTCAATGGAAAATTCCTGAGAATGCCCGTTGTCACATATCCCTGTTCTCTCGAAGGCGTAAAAGATAACGGCAAAGGTTGGACCACAGATCAGATTGATTATTTGAACTCACTGCTCCTGAACAAGAACTTTGTGGCGAAATTCAACCACCACAATATACGTCAAAATGTCTATAACGTCATTCTCTATGGAGATAATGACACATGCATGAACAACTGTTTTAAggaccttttttcttcctccaagaCGGAGCAAGACACAAATTTCCAAAACGGACTTCTTAATTTACCCGGAAAACAAGGTTCCATAGATTTACCGAACAAAGTCCCTGAAAATGTTGATGGAGAAGAAACCTTGCCATGCACAAAAAAGCAAGCAGTTAATGGTTTGACCGATGATTTACCAACCTCTCGAGCTGACGAGCTTCATGTCAAAGAGAGTTCAGAGCAGCGAGGCCCTGTGGTACAAATTAATGGGCATCTTTCAAAAAGTTTCCCCTCTGAGGTGCAAAATCCTCGTGATGACGATATGTTGACTGTAGGAAGTAGTGTCAACGTAAACGTATCTTTTGTTCAAAGTCCACATGCATTTTGGTGTCAACCAAAGAAAAACGGTGAGCATCTTAGGCAGCTGATGCAGGATCTGCAAAACCATTATGAATCCATCCCCCCTCCGCCACTAGTTGAGTCCATCTGTGTTGCCCGTAATCCAGACGATGACATGTGGTATAGAGCAAGGATCCATGCAAGTCATCACTTCCCTGTGGTAGATGTGAGATTTATAGACTACGGTCAAACTGAAACGGTTCCTCTGCGAGACCTTTTCCCCATTGATCCAGCTTTCTTACGGCTGGATCCGCAGGCTTTCCAGTGTAGCTTGTTCAATGGCGAGAATTCCACTGATCCCAATTCCATCTCTCCCACCAAGGAATGTGTGTCAGTTCACGAGCAGGCTGTTCCACTTGCATCGTTTAAAGTCCCTCCAGAAGTGCCAGAGGAAGTCAACAAGTGGTTTGCAGATAGTGCTATTGGCCAAGAATTCAGCATTTCAGTGTTGgcaaaagggagaaaagggaagtttGTTGTTGAACTGTTTGCTGGAGCTCTGAATTTAAATGTGAAAGTCAAAGAGATGATATCAAAGATGACACAACAAGAGACTTTTAGTCTTCTTCAGCAGACTGACAAGCAGCTTTCAAACGGCACAGAACGTGACAGTGTGCCAAATGAGGACTGTTTAATGCAAGAGTTCACAAATATGTCCTTATTAACAATTAAAGATAACATGAATGAAGTGCAAAATGACAATGGATCATACGTGAGAGATGAGCTCAGTGAACAAGTCATGACCAATGCCTCCGTGCAGGAGTGTGAACATGATGACACtttggaagaaggaagaaaaccaACTTTGTATCTTATGGACAAAGAAATGGAAACCGGCAACGGTGACTCAGAAGTAACACAACTTTCCTGTCCTGAGGGAAATGAGAACATCTGCATGTACAAGTGgcgaaaaactccccaaaaccaTAACGAGGAAGTATACGCATCCTGCATTGTTGGACCACAATACTTTTGGTGCCAGTACGCCAACACAGAAGACCTGAACGAAGTGTCGAGGCTTGCTCAGGAAGCAAGACGGACTCAATGGGACGTGATGTTCCCTGAGACTCTTGGTCCCGGCAGTCCATGCCTTGCTCAGTTCTCCAGTGACCAACAGTGGTATCGAGCTCAAGTAATTCGCAGAGTTGACGATTCATTCCGTGTCTTGTTTATAGACTATGGAAATGAGTCTGATGTCAACCTAAACAATGTGAGACCTCTGCCACATACTCTGATGGAAAAAGCTCCTCTGGCCTTTTTGTGCTCTCTTAAAGGATTTGATGAGTCAAAGGGCTCCTGGAATGACGACGTTTACGATGACTTCTACAATCTTCTGGTTGATAAACAACTCAACCTGACCGTGTTCAACATGAAAGAACACCCAGAGGCAGCAGTGCCACAGTATGAAGTGGAAATTGAATGTGAGAGAGCGATTGTTAATGCAGCAATGAAGAAATACTGGAGACCGGTTGCCAAAGGGCGTCTTTCGATGGAACACTCTCAAGGGAAAACCTTTGTCCAAGATACTCAAACAGAGTCCAACATGATGCATCCTAATGTTTGCAAAGAAACCGTGAATACATATAGGTTCAAGAAGCCAAACTTCTCCAAAAACAAAAGAGTGGAGGTATATGCTTCTTGTATTGTGCAACCCCATTACTTTTGGTGTCAGTACACCAACGCAGAGGAACTCAACGAAGTGTCGAGGCTTGCTCAGGAAGCAGGATGGACTCAATGGGACGTGATGTTCCCTGAGACTCTTGGTCCCGGCAGTCCATGCCTTGCTCAGTTCTCCAGTGACAAACAGTGGTATCGAGCTCAAGTAATTCGCACTATTGGTCAGGCATTCACAGTCTTGTTTATTGACTATGGTAATGAGTCTGATGTTGACTCCAAGAACGTGAGAGCACTGCCACATACTCTGATGGAAAAAGCTCCTCTGGCCTTTTTGTGCTCTCTTAAAGGATTTGATGAGTCCAAGGGGTCCTGGAATGACGACGTTTACGATGACTTCTACAATCTTCTGGTTGATAAACAACTCAACCTGACCGTGTTCAACATGAAAGAACACCCAGAGGCAGCAGTGCCACAGTATGAAGTGGAAATTGAATGTGAGAGAGCGATTGTTAATGCAGCAATGAAGAAATACTGGAGACCGGTTGCCAAAGGGCGTCTTTCGATGGAACACTCTCAAGGGAAAACCTTTGTCCAAGATACTCAAACAGAGTCCAACATGACGCATCCTAATGTTTGCAAAGAAACCGTGAATACATATAGGTTCAAGAAGCCAAACttctccaaaaacaaaaaagtggagGTATATGCTTCTTGTATTGTGCAACCCCATTACTTTTGGTGTCAGTACACCAACACAGAGGAACTCAACGAAGTGTCGAGGCTTGCTCAGGAAGCAGGACGGACTCAATGGGACGTGATGTTCCCCGAGACTCTCGGTCCCGGCAGTCCATGCCTTGCTCAGTTCTCCAGTGACAAACAGTGGTATCGAGCTCAAGTCATTTCCAGAGTTGACAATGCATTCTGTGTCTTGTTTATTGACTATGGAAACGAGTCTGATGTCGACTTCAAGGATGTGAGATCACTGCCTCAAGGACTGCTCGAGAAGGCCCCTCAGGCCTTTTTGTGCTCTCTTAAAGGATTTGATGAGTCCAAGGGCTCCTGGAATGACGATGTTTACGATGACTTCTACAATCTCCTGGTTGATAAACAACTCAACCTGACCGTGTTCAACATGAAAGAACATCCAGAGCCTGATGTTCCCCAGTATGAAGTGGAGCTTGTGTGCGAGGGATCTGTTGTAAATAAACTAATGGTGAAACACTGGAAACGATTGGACACGGACCAAACCTTGGCAGAGTGA